The sequence CCGAGACCCTCTTCGGCACGGCCCGCAGGCGGTTCAGGACCGTCTGCCCGGTGGAACGGATCTACCGGGCCGTGTAGCGCACCGATTCTTGCAGCAAAAAGGAGCTCGCTTCATGTACATCCAAATCGGCTACAAGTTCATCCTAGGCTTTCTGGCCGTCGTCGCCGCCGTGGTCTTCGTACCGTCCGGTGTGAAGCTTTTGGAATACTCCCCCGAGATGACCAGCGTCATCTCCTACGTCGTGGCGCTCACCATCGGGCTCATCCTCGGCTCCTTCTTCTCCAAGAGCTTCACCAAGAACATCTCGATCCTGACCGGCGCGACCGAATCGATCAGCCGGGGGGACCTCTCGAGCGACGTCGACTTCCCAGAGCCCAGGTTCCCGGATGAGACCCACTCCATGGCGCAGTCCATCAACACCATGCTGGAGAGCCTGAGGGCCCTGGTGCGCCAGATCCGCGACACCTCGGAGCGGGTCTCCGATTCGGCGCGCACCCTCTCCTCCACCGCACTGCAGATAAACGCCTCCACCGAGGAGGTGGCCCAGGCCATCGAGACCATCTCCGGCGGCGCGGAGAACCAGGCCGAGATGCTGACCAAGGGGGCCAAGGTGATCCACGAGATGGCGATCTCCATCGACCTCGTGGCACGGCGCGCCAAGGAGACCGCGAAGGCGGCGCGCGAGACGAGCCAGACCGCGCAGAAAGGGGGCGAGCTCGCCACCGACTCGGTGGAGCGGATGAAGAGCTTCTTCGACTCGGTCGAACTCATCTCGATGCAGTTCATGGACCTGAACGGGAAACTGCAGCAGGTCGGCAAGATCGCCGACTTCATCGTCGAGATGGCGCGCCAGACGAACCTCCTCGCCCTGAACGCCTCGATCGAGGCGGCCCGCGCCGGCGAGTCCGGCAAGGGGTTCGGCGTGGTGGCCGAGGAGGTGAGAAAGCTCGCCGACGGGAGTGCGAAGAGCGCCACCGAGATCGTCGAGCTGATCGACATCGTCAAGGTGGAAAGCCGCAGGGTGCAGGAGACCATCACCGACAGCTCGCGCGGCATCATCGGCGGCAAGAAGAACCTGGACACCACCGCCGAGGCCTTCAGGGAAATCCTCGCCACCGTCGTGGATACCGAGAGGAAGGCGAACTCGATCGCCGATCTCTCGCAGATGCAGACCACAGGTGCCGCCAAGATGGTGACCATGGTCGACGAGATCGCCAAGGTGGCCGAGGACAACGCCGCCTCCACCGAGGAGGTCTCCGCTGCCACCGAAGAGCAGCACGCCGCGATGCAGGAAATGGTGTACCAGACCCAGGAACTCGCGAAGCTGGCCGACGAGCTGCTCCACTCGGTGGAGCGCTTCCAGGTCGACCCGGGGACCGCGCCGGAGCCCGAGGCGTGACTGCGGAGCGCCTGCTCGTTTTCAGCGTGGGGCGGGAGCTCTTCGCCTTGAACCTGACCGAGGTCTGCGAGGTCATGGAGCCGCAGCAAAGCTACCCCTTTGCCGGCGCCCCTCCCTACTACCTGGGACTCATAAACTTTCACGGCAACCTGACCGCCCTCCTCGACTTCGCACAGTACCTGGGAGCGGGAAGCCGCCCCCTTCCCGGCAGGCTCCTCGTGATCGACACGAAGCGCGCCCACCTCGCCCTGAAGGTCGACGCCGTCGGTTCCATCATCGACGCGCAGGGGATCATCGGGGCGACCCGCTCCGACGATCCCCTTATCGAGGCGCTCCTTGAGACCACGCAGGGAAACCTGCGCCTGGTGAGACTCGAGACGCTTCTCTCCTCCCTGGAGGAGGATCTGCGCGCGGCCGCCCCCAAGCCCGCCTCAGGAGGTAACTGATGGCCATCAAGGTCATGATAGTAGACGACTCCCTGTTCATGAGGAAAATGCTGCGTGACATCCTCACCGAAGAGGGTTACGAGATAACCGCCGAGGCGTCCGACGGCGATGAGGCGGTGGCCAAGTACCGCGAATCCCTCCCGGACCTGGTCACCCTGGACATCGTCATGCCGAACAAGGGGGGCATCGAGGCGCTTCAGGAGATCATGGCGTACGACGCCGCCGCCCGCGTGGTGATGTGCTCCGCCATAGGCCAGGAGGCCCTCACCACCGCCGCCACCGAGGCGGGCGCCAAGGCCTTCATCCTCAAACCGTTCAACCCGGAGCTCGTGACCCGGGTGCTCCGGGAAGTGGTCCAGGGGTAACCGATGGACATGTCGCAGTACAAAGCCCTCTTCCTCTCGGAATCGCGGGAGTACTTGAGAACCATCGCGGAGCAGGTGGTGGCGCTCGAGCAGTCCCCGGCCGAGCGAAGCGCCATCGACGCGCTGTTTCGCGGCGCGCACTCCCTGAAGGGGATGGCGGCCTCGATGGAGTACGGCGACGTGGTCGTGGTGGCCCACAGCATGGAAGACATGATGGCGCGGGTGCGTGACGGCGCACTCCCCTTCGGAGCCGGGGTGGCCGACCTCTTGCTCGAAGGGGTGGACCTGATCGACGCGCTTTTGAAGGACGTGGAGGACGAGCGTCCCTCGAGCCTTCCGACCGACGGCTACGCCGTGCGGCTCGCGGCCTTCGTCGCCGCCCCGGCGAGTAAGGCGAAAAAGCCGGACGAAGCGCCCAAGGCCTCCCCTGCGGCTGTCGAACCCGCGCAGGTCTCCGAGCCCGCCCCCGCCGCGGAAGCGGAACGTGCGAAGGAGAGCACGCCCGAGCTGGGGGGCACGGTGCGGGTGAAAACCGAGCTCCTCGACCACCTGATCAACCTGACCGGCGAGCTGGTCACCAACAAGCAGCGCCTTTTGAGTATCGGCCGGGAGCTCGCGTCCCCCGCCCTGGACGACGCGGTATCGGAAACCTCGAAGCTGTTGCGCGCCCTGCACGACGAGGTGATGAAGGTGCGCCTGATGCCTTTCGAGGCGATCAGCGACCGCTTCCAGCGTTCGGTGCGCGCCGTCGCCAAGAAAAGCGGCAAGGAGATCAACTTCGAGCTCACCGGGCGCGAGATCGGCCTGGACCGCGGCGTCCTGGAGCAGCTCGTCGATCCCCTGAACCACATCCTCAGAAACGCCGTGGACCACGGCATCGAGGACGGGAAGGAACGGGAGCGGGCCGGGAAGCCGGCACGCGGGCGCGTTAAGCTGTCGGTGTCGCGGGACCGGGACCGGATCCACATCACGGTGCGCGACGACGGGCGCGGCATGGAGCCGCAGGCGATGATCGCTGCCGCGGTGCGCAAGGGGCTCATCACCCCCGAGGAGGGGGAGCTCCTCTCCCCCCGCCAGGCGCTCATGCTCTCCTGCATCCCCGGCTTCTCCACCGCCAAAGAGGTGACCGACATCTCAGGGCGCGGCGTCGGCATGGACGCGGTGAACGCAGCCATCGCGAAACTTGGGGGGACCCTCGGTATCGAGTCCGAGCCGGGACAGGGCACCACCATCACGCTCAAGCTGCCGCTCACCATCGCCATCATCCACGCGCTTTTGGTGCAGTGCGGCCAGATCAAGACCGCCATCCCGGTGAACGCGGTGCAGCGCACCGTAGAGCTCTCCCGCCGCCAGATCGAGACGGTGGGGAGAAGGCAGATGTTCCAGCTCGACGACGAGTCGATCCCGCTTTTATCCCTGAACCGGGTGCTGGGGCTCCCCCTGGGGCGTTTCCCCGACGGGATCCTCCCGCTCTTCGTCACCGAGGCCAAGGGGCGCCGGGTAGGGATGGTGGTGGACCGCCTCCTGGGGCAGCACGAACTGTTCGTAAAGCGGCTGGGAAGACCGCTCGACGGGATGGCGGGGCTGGCCGGCGGGGCGACGCTCGGCGACGGCGAGATCGTCACCATCCTCGACATTTCCGAACTCCTTTAGGACGCATCGCGGTTACCCGCTTCAGCGCGGGAACCTCCGGAGGCTGACATGGCTGACCAGGCAGAATACGAAGCCGAACTGAAGACGCTTACCAAGGTGTGCAGCCTCGGCATGGAGCACGCCGCGGTCGCCCTGTCGCAGCTCATGGGTAAAGGGGTGCACATCCAGGTGCCGCGCCTGCAGGTGCTCGACGGCCCCGGGATGAGCGGCTTGATGGAGTCGCGCGAGGCGACCGTGCTGCAGCTGCAGATCCTCGGCAACGTGCGCGGCAGCATCCTCATCCTCCTTCTCGAGGAGAACGCCAACAGGATTCTCGAACTCCTCCTCGGGGCGGTCCCGAAGGCGGGGGAGCCGCTTTCCGAGATGGAAAGGGCCACCCTCATGGAGGTCGGCAACATCCTCGCCTCGGCCTGCCTGAACGCCCTGGGGAACTCGCTCAAGATGACCCTGCTCCCCTCGGTCCCAGCACTTTGCTCCGGAAACGGCCGGGAGATCCTTGAACGCGCCATGGAGCCCGGCGCCGACGGGGAAAAAGTGGTCATGATCGACACGGTCTTCGACGTTTCCGACACGCGCTGCGGGGGGAGCATCGTCCTCATGCCCTCCCCCACGTCGCTGGGCGCCATGCTCACCTCCCTAGGTCAATGAAACAGTTGCACGATATCCGGTTGTATGTCAGAATGCCCGGTCAAACCGCCGCTTATGCGGCACCAAGAGGGTCCCGAGCTCACGCCCGAGACCTTCACTAATTTTCAGAGGTCGAACATGAAACTTGCCAGAACCGTCGTCCTGTGTGTCGCCCTGATCGCCCTTTCCGTCAGTTCCGCCTTCTGCGCCGAGCTCTCCCAGGTGGTGCGCACCCTGGAGCAGGGGTACGCCTCCCTGAACGACCTGCAGGCGGACTTCAGCCAGAAAAGCCACGTCAAAGCGCTCAGGCGCGACGAAAAAGGGGGGGGCGAGCTCTTCATCAAGAAGGGTGGGGGCAAGGACTCCATGTTCCGCTTCAACTACACCAAACCGAAGCAGCAGATCGTTTCCAACGGCAAGACGGTCTGGTACTACATCCCGGACCAGAAGCAGGTCATGGTGATGGACCTCGCGCAGATGTTCGAGGCGGGCAACGGCATCGCCATGAACTACCTGACCGGTCTCGGTCAGGTCTCCAAGGACTTCGCCATCGCCTTCGCCGATAACGCGAAGGACAAAAACGGCAACTACCAGTTGGAGCTCACCCCGCACAAGAAGAGCGCCGCCATGGCGAAGCTGCAGCTCACCATCTCCGGCGATGCGGTCGAAAGCTTCATAGCCAAGGGGAAGCCCTCCACACCCTTCCCGGTGGTCTCCTCCACGGTGATTGACCAGATCGGGAACACGACCAGGATGGACTTCAGCAACGTGAGGACGAACCGCGGCATCTCCAGCGGCAAGTTCAGCTTCAAGATCCCTTCGGGGGTGCAGGTCATCAAGAACAGATAGCAGCAGCTTGAATTTAATAGGGGGTTCTATGCCGTCATTCGACATCGTTTCCAAGGTCGACATGCAGGAAGTCGACAACGCCATCAACCAGACCGTGAAGGAGATCAGCCAGCGCTACGACTTCAAGGGGAGCAAGAGCGAGGTGACCCTGGAGAAGGAAAGCATCAAGGTCCTTTCCGAGGACGACTTCAAGCTGAAGGCGGTCATCGACATCCTGCAATCCAAGTTCGTGAAGCGCAACATCTCGCCCAAGGCGCTGCAGTACGGCAAGGTCGAGCAGGCCTCCGGAGGCATGGTGCGCCAGATCATCACCCTGCAAGTGGGGATCTCCAAGGAGAAGGCGAAAGAGATCGGCCAGGTGATCAAGGAGACCAAGCTCAAGGTGCAGAGCCAGATCCAGGACGACCAGCTCCGCGTCACCGGCAAGAACATCGACGACCTGCAGGATGTCATCAAGACCCTCAAGGGTAAGGACCTCGACATCGACATGCAGTTCGTCAACTTCAGAAGCTAATCAAGAAGAGGGGAATTTTTTGAACCAGAAGATTAAGGAAAAAGTGAGCCTGGTGAGCCTGGGCTGCCCGAAGAACTTGGTGGACGCCGAGGTGATGCTGGGCTACCTCTCCAAGGACGAGTACGAAGTCACCACCGATGAGATGCAGGCCGACATCATCGTGGTGAACACCTGCTCCTTCATAAAAGAGGCGAAGCAGGAGAGCATCGACACCATCCTCGACCTGGCGGACCGAAAGCACGACGCGCGCTGCAAGCTCCTGATCGTGACCGGCTGCCTTCCGCAGCGCTACCAGGAGGAGCTCGCCAAGGAGCTTCCCGAGGTGGACATCTTCATAGGCACCGGCGATTACCCGCGCATAGCGGAGATCATCGCGGAGAAGAAGGGGACCGACGCCCAGCTCTGCTACACCGGCGACCCGAACTTCGTCTACAACGACGAGCTGCCGCGCCTGCAGTCCTCACCGCACTACACCGCGTACCTGAAGATCGCTGAAGGGTGCTCGAACAACTGCTCCTACTGCGTCATCCCCTCGCTGCGCGGCGCACACCGCTCCCGCCCCTTCGCAACGCTCATGGCGGAGGCCAAGACGCTCGTGGCGGCAGGGGTGAAGGAGCTGAACCTGATCGCCCAGGACATCACCGCCTACGGCCGTGATCTTCCCGAAAAGCCGAGCCTCGAGCAGTTGATCCACGAACTCGCGAAACTCGAAGGGCTCAAGTGGATCCGGCTCCTGTACGCCTACCCGGACGGGGTGAGGGACTCGCTCATCGAGCTCATCAAGAACGAGCCCAAGGTCTGCAAGTACTTGGACCTCCCGATCCAGCACATAGCCGATCCGGTCCTTAAGAACATGAAGCGCAGAAGCGGCGAGGACGACATCCGCACCCTGATCAAGAAGCTGCGCCGCGAGATCCCGGACATCGCCATCCGCACCTCGCTCATCGTCGGGTTCCCCGGCGAGACCAACGAGGACTTCAAGAAGCTCCTGCAGTTCGTGGAAGAGACCCGCTTCGACCGCCTCGGTGTCTTCTGCTACTCGCGCGAGGAGGGAACCCCGGCCGCCGAGATGGCGGACCAGGTTTCCGAGCGCGTGAAGCGCGAACGTCACAAGAAGCTGATGCGCACCCAGGCGCGCGTTTCCTTCAAGCACAACCGCACCCTGGTCGACAGCGAGGAGGACGTACTGGTCGAGGGGTACAGCGAGGAAACCGAACTGCTTCTGAAGGGTCGTTCCTCCCGGCAGGCACCCGACGTGGACGGCCAGGTATACATCACCGCAGGCAATGCCAATGTCGGCGACATAGTGAGATTGAAGATCACAGACTCCTCAGACTATGACCTCATAGGGGAGATCATCGACTAGGCTTTTGAACTTGACATGAACCTCTATTGCTGTATGATTGCGTCGCTTTTTGAGGGTATTAAGAATCAATGGAGATAGTTTATACATGACAGAAAAACCAGAAGAAATGAAAGCGATGCTCCTCAAAATGAAAGAGGAGACGCTTAAAGAGATTAACAAGACTGTCAAGTCCGGCTCTGATGCACCGATCAACGAGCCGAGCGGCGACATCTACGACCAGGCTTCCAGTGAGCGCGACCGCGAGCTCGGCCTTTTGCTGGGGGACCGGGAGCGCGAGAAATTGCGTAATATAGACGAGGCGTTACTTCGCCTCGAAGAAGGTGAGTACGGCATCTGCGAGGAGTGTGAAGAGGAGATCCCGATCGGCAGGCTGCGCATCGTCCCCTTCGCCCGCCACTGCGTCAAGTGCAAGGCGGACCTTGAGAAGCAGCAGGCACAGACCAAACGCTTCGAGGAAGACCGCGCCTACCGCGAGATCGCCCTCGGCGAGGAAGAAGAAGGGTAAGCAGGGAGAATCAGGCGGGAAAAGGGGAGAAACGGCACGATCCATTTTCACCCTCGCCATTCTGAAAATAACAAGAGGGGACGGTAGCGATACCGTCCCCTCTTTTCGTTTCATTCGTCACTTCTCCCCCAGGAGGGGGGAGGTCGGGAAGGGGGAAAGGGGGCACCCGGCCGCGGCGCGTCCCCCTCCCCAGCCCTCCCCCTCCGGGGGAGGGAGTATGGACTACGGGTGCTCCACCGGCGGTGCGGCGATGAGCCTCTGGTAATCGCTCTTGGTGATGGAGCTGTGCCAGTGGCCGGTGGCGCGTCCGATCAGGGTCCCGCCGACGAAGACGGCAACGACGAGGGCCGCATACACCATCCCCGGGATCACCTTGCCGTTCTTCGCCTTCAGCTGCAGCGCCTCCGGTTTCGGGCAGGCGCTCACGCAGCGCAGGCAGCCGACGCACTCCTCGGAGCAGACCCGCTCCTTGTGCATCACGTCGATGTAAGAGGGGCAGGCCCTGGTGCAGCCGCCGCAGGAGATGCAGGCGCTTTCGTTACGCTGCACCTTGACCGGCGACAGACGGGAAACGAGTCCCAAAAGCGCGCCGTAAGGGCAGAGGAAACGGCAGAACGGGTTCTTGAAGAGAAACGACAGGGCGAGCAGGATGCCGATCACCACGAGCGGCGTCCCCGAGAGGTGCACGAAGAAGTCCAGCATCTTGATGTCGGCCATCTTGTTGTAGTCGCCGGCGATGAAGTCGCTCACGCTGTCCGGCGCCATGAACACCAGGATGGAGACCACGAAAAAGGCGAGCAGCAGGTACTTGATGGGGCGCAGCAGCCAGTCGAGCCAGAGCCAGACCTTGTAGTTTTTCCCAAAGATCTTGAACCCCGCCTTCCAGCAGAGCTCGGTGATGGTGGAGACCGGGCAGACCCACGAGCAGAAGGAGCGCTTCAGGAGAAGCGACATCGCGATCACGCTCAGAAAGACCACGAGCGCAGCGGGGTGCACGTCGTTGATGGTGCCGGAAACGATCCACCCCTTCAGGCTCACCAGAGCGGAGATGGGGAGAAAGGCCTCGACGCCGTTCGGACGCTCCACGAACGGGGTGGCGCCGCCGCTTTGGAAGTGCAGCACGAAGCGGTAGAAGGTTACTCCCAGGTACAGGGAGAAGAGAAGGAAGCCCCACTGGACGGCCAAGCGAACCTTTTGCACGTTTTTTTCTGACATGAACCTCACCTTGCTTTGCCTTGCTTATATAGTTGCGACTTTTTTTGTCGCTACCACCTGCTACCGTCGTATCATCACACGAAGCGGAG is a genomic window of Geomonas ferrireducens containing:
- a CDS encoding response regulator, producing MAIKVMIVDDSLFMRKMLRDILTEEGYEITAEASDGDEAVAKYRESLPDLVTLDIVMPNKGGIEALQEIMAYDAAARVVMCSAIGQEALTTAATEAGAKAFILKPFNPELVTRVLREVVQG
- a CDS encoding chemotaxis protein CheA; amino-acid sequence: MDMSQYKALFLSESREYLRTIAEQVVALEQSPAERSAIDALFRGAHSLKGMAASMEYGDVVVVAHSMEDMMARVRDGALPFGAGVADLLLEGVDLIDALLKDVEDERPSSLPTDGYAVRLAAFVAAPASKAKKPDEAPKASPAAVEPAQVSEPAPAAEAERAKESTPELGGTVRVKTELLDHLINLTGELVTNKQRLLSIGRELASPALDDAVSETSKLLRALHDEVMKVRLMPFEAISDRFQRSVRAVAKKSGKEINFELTGREIGLDRGVLEQLVDPLNHILRNAVDHGIEDGKERERAGKPARGRVKLSVSRDRDRIHITVRDDGRGMEPQAMIAAAVRKGLITPEEGELLSPRQALMLSCIPGFSTAKEVTDISGRGVGMDAVNAAIAKLGGTLGIESEPGQGTTITLKLPLTIAIIHALLVQCGQIKTAIPVNAVQRTVELSRRQIETVGRRQMFQLDDESIPLLSLNRVLGLPLGRFPDGILPLFVTEAKGRRVGMVVDRLLGQHELFVKRLGRPLDGMAGLAGGATLGDGEIVTILDISELL
- a CDS encoding 4Fe-4S binding protein; the protein is MSEKNVQKVRLAVQWGFLLFSLYLGVTFYRFVLHFQSGGATPFVERPNGVEAFLPISALVSLKGWIVSGTINDVHPAALVVFLSVIAMSLLLKRSFCSWVCPVSTITELCWKAGFKIFGKNYKVWLWLDWLLRPIKYLLLAFFVVSILVFMAPDSVSDFIAGDYNKMADIKMLDFFVHLSGTPLVVIGILLALSFLFKNPFCRFLCPYGALLGLVSRLSPVKVQRNESACISCGGCTRACPSYIDVMHKERVCSEECVGCLRCVSACPKPEALQLKAKNGKVIPGMVYAALVVAVFVGGTLIGRATGHWHSSITKSDYQRLIAAPPVEHP
- a CDS encoding YajQ family cyclic di-GMP-binding protein; translated protein: MPSFDIVSKVDMQEVDNAINQTVKEISQRYDFKGSKSEVTLEKESIKVLSEDDFKLKAVIDILQSKFVKRNISPKALQYGKVEQASGGMVRQIITLQVGISKEKAKEIGQVIKETKLKVQSQIQDDQLRVTGKNIDDLQDVIKTLKGKDLDIDMQFVNFRS
- a CDS encoding methyl-accepting chemotaxis protein, giving the protein MYIQIGYKFILGFLAVVAAVVFVPSGVKLLEYSPEMTSVISYVVALTIGLILGSFFSKSFTKNISILTGATESISRGDLSSDVDFPEPRFPDETHSMAQSINTMLESLRALVRQIRDTSERVSDSARTLSSTALQINASTEEVAQAIETISGGAENQAEMLTKGAKVIHEMAISIDLVARRAKETAKAARETSQTAQKGGELATDSVERMKSFFDSVELISMQFMDLNGKLQQVGKIADFIVEMARQTNLLALNASIEAARAGESGKGFGVVAEEVRKLADGSAKSATEIVELIDIVKVESRRVQETITDSSRGIIGGKKNLDTTAEAFREILATVVDTERKANSIADLSQMQTTGAAKMVTMVDEIAKVAEDNAASTEEVSAATEEQHAAMQEMVYQTQELAKLADELLHSVERFQVDPGTAPEPEA
- a CDS encoding chemotaxis protein CheC — protein: MADQAEYEAELKTLTKVCSLGMEHAAVALSQLMGKGVHIQVPRLQVLDGPGMSGLMESREATVLQLQILGNVRGSILILLLEENANRILELLLGAVPKAGEPLSEMERATLMEVGNILASACLNALGNSLKMTLLPSVPALCSGNGREILERAMEPGADGEKVVMIDTVFDVSDTRCGGSIVLMPSPTSLGAMLTSLGQ
- a CDS encoding chemotaxis protein CheW, whose amino-acid sequence is MTAERLLVFSVGRELFALNLTEVCEVMEPQQSYPFAGAPPYYLGLINFHGNLTALLDFAQYLGAGSRPLPGRLLVIDTKRAHLALKVDAVGSIIDAQGIIGATRSDDPLIEALLETTQGNLRLVRLETLLSSLEEDLRAAAPKPASGGN
- a CDS encoding LolA family protein, translated to MKLARTVVLCVALIALSVSSAFCAELSQVVRTLEQGYASLNDLQADFSQKSHVKALRRDEKGGGELFIKKGGGKDSMFRFNYTKPKQQIVSNGKTVWYYIPDQKQVMVMDLAQMFEAGNGIAMNYLTGLGQVSKDFAIAFADNAKDKNGNYQLELTPHKKSAAMAKLQLTISGDAVESFIAKGKPSTPFPVVSSTVIDQIGNTTRMDFSNVRTNRGISSGKFSFKIPSGVQVIKNR
- the rimO gene encoding 30S ribosomal protein S12 methylthiotransferase RimO — encoded protein: MNQKIKEKVSLVSLGCPKNLVDAEVMLGYLSKDEYEVTTDEMQADIIVVNTCSFIKEAKQESIDTILDLADRKHDARCKLLIVTGCLPQRYQEELAKELPEVDIFIGTGDYPRIAEIIAEKKGTDAQLCYTGDPNFVYNDELPRLQSSPHYTAYLKIAEGCSNNCSYCVIPSLRGAHRSRPFATLMAEAKTLVAAGVKELNLIAQDITAYGRDLPEKPSLEQLIHELAKLEGLKWIRLLYAYPDGVRDSLIELIKNEPKVCKYLDLPIQHIADPVLKNMKRRSGEDDIRTLIKKLRREIPDIAIRTSLIVGFPGETNEDFKKLLQFVEETRFDRLGVFCYSREEGTPAAEMADQVSERVKRERHKKLMRTQARVSFKHNRTLVDSEEDVLVEGYSEETELLLKGRSSRQAPDVDGQVYITAGNANVGDIVRLKITDSSDYDLIGEIID
- a CDS encoding TraR/DksA family transcriptional regulator — its product is MTEKPEEMKAMLLKMKEETLKEINKTVKSGSDAPINEPSGDIYDQASSERDRELGLLLGDREREKLRNIDEALLRLEEGEYGICEECEEEIPIGRLRIVPFARHCVKCKADLEKQQAQTKRFEEDRAYREIALGEEEEG